The region CCCGGCTGCCTTCGAGTGTGGCATGGCGGACGGCGCCGACCACGCGGCAAGGGTGAAGGAACTACTGGGCTGAGGCGCGCGGGTCTGCGTCGCTCATCCGACGGGCTGCCACGGTGAATCGTCGGGAAGGCTCCCGTCCACGTCTTTGAAGCCGTAGGCGTCGGCCAATCCGCGGGATGTCACGGCCCGTCCGCTGTACCGCATGATCTCTGGATCGCCCGCGAGTGCGACCACCGCTCGGCCCGTGAAACGCAGCGACTCGGCGCCGTCCAGATCGAAGTTCGTCAGCCGCAGTACCCGCTCGGTCTTCACGACGTTGGGCCACAGCGAGACAATCGCAATGCCGTGCGCCGCGAGAGGCTGGGCCGCGTCCTTCGTGATCCGGTCGAGCGCAGCCTTGCCGACCCCATACACCAGATGGTGAAAGAAGCGGATCGCACCCGCAGAGCTGATGTTGACGATCAGCCCCCGCCCTCGTGGGACCATCGTCCGCGCCGCGCAGTGGGTTCCCACGTAGGCCGAACGAGTTCCCACGTCGATCATCGCATCCCAATCGGTGAGTGGCGTCTCCCAGAAGGGGACCTTCGGATCGAGTTTCGGCGAAACACGGAAGGCGTTGTTGACGAGCACGTCGAGCTCGCCGGCCTCGCTGGCTACGCGCTCGAACAACGCTTCCACTTGAGCGTCGTCGGCGTGGTCGCAGATCACCGCCACGGCCCTTCCTCCGAGAGCCTCGATCTCGGCGACCGTCGACTCCAGGCTACCAGCGAGCGAGCCCGAGCCTTCCTCGAACGTACGCCCGGTCACGTAGACCGTCGCACCGGCCGCACCGAGCTCGAGGGCGCAGCCCTTTCCGATCCCGCGACTGGCTCCGGTCACGATCGCGATCTTTCCGTCGAGCGAGCTCATCACCGATCGTTCCACCTCCGATGGCTGTACTCTGCGTCCCGAAACACGAAGCGACGTCGTGGTCCTCGACCGACGAGTTCCACTCCGTCTACTTTCGGTAGAAGGTCCTTCGATCGCGCGATGCCTCTACGATGGGGATTTCATCGTCCGAGAGCGACGGCATGAACTGCTTCCGCGCCAGCGCCTTCTCGAAATAGGGCGCCAGTTCTTCCGCCTTCTTCGCCTCCTTCTCTTCCTTTCCGCCGATGAATTCGGGCAACACATCGGACCCGAAGAGTTCGAGGCTCTCGCAGATGTCTTCGTGCCGATTCCGACCGCCCTGTTGCAGGAAGATGATCTGGTCGACCCCCGCATCCTCGAATTCGCGAATGAACTTGCTGAAGTCACCAGGAGTGCCGATCCCGGGACTGGGGATCATGGGTTGGTCTCCCTCTTGATCGCGCAGCGCCTCGTATTCTTCGTACAACGTGCTTCGGCCGGGCTTGAATGCATTCGCGGCCATCGCATTGATCGCATAACGAAAGAAGCCAAAACCATCCATTCCACGTCGACGCCCCTCTTCGGGATCGTTGTGAAGCGAGAAGCCGGCGACCACGGCGATATTGGCATTGACCGTGTGGCCGAGCGGTACACATTCCTCTGATTTAATGATCGAGTAATAGGTATCTGCCCAAGTCTTGGCCTCCACAGGATCGACGAAGGTAAAGGCCATCGCGCCGAGGCCGTTTCGCGCCGCCGTCTCGATGGTCCGACGATTGCTACAGGCCAGCCACATCGGGGGATGCGGTTTCTGAACGGGTTTGGGGAGTACGTTGCGGCAGGGGAACGAGAAGCCCTCTCCCTCGAAGCCCGGATAGGGGTCCATCACCATCATGTTGGCGATCTGTTCGGCGGCCTCGAGTGAGAGCGCCTGCTTGCGCTTGGCCGAGATGCCATAACCATGGAGCTCGATTCGCGTCGCGCCCTCGCCGATCCCGAAGTCGACCCGCCCATTCGAGATCAGGTCGAGCATCGCGACCGCCTCTGCTGTGCGTGACGGATGATTGTAGTTGGGGATCACCTGCCGAATGCCGAATCCAACGCGAATGCGCTCGGTCTTGGCGGCGAGCGCGGAGAGAAAGACCTCAGAGGCCGAACAATGCGAATACTCGTCCAGGAAGTGATGTTCGACTGCCCACGCATGATCGATCCCGATCCGATCGGCGACCTGAACCTGTTCGATCGCTTCCTGAACCAATCGAAGTTCCGAATCTTCCTTCCAGGGTTTTGGAAGCTGAAGTTCGTAGAAAACACCGAATCTCATGGGATCCTCCTAGTGGTCGCCCCGGACCCCTGCACCACGTGTGCTAGTTCCTCAGCATCCGGGCGGATTATCGTCTACCTTCGATGACATTTAACTAGTATCATAGTTGAAGCCCCTTATCGATCGAAAGGGGCACGAATCTGCAACCCGTTTCGGGGAGGGGGCAGCCATGAAGGACATATCCGGCAAGGTGGCGTTCGTTACTGGCGGCGCCAGCGGAATCGGACTCGGGATCGCGCGATCGCTTGTGTCCGCCGGGATGAAGGTCGCGATCACCGACATCGAGCAAGCGGCTCTCGATCAGGTGAAGAACGAGTTCACCGGACGTGATGCCGAGGTGATCCTCCTGAAGCTCGACGTGACCGACCGCGACGCGATGGAGCAGGCCGC is a window of bacterium DNA encoding:
- a CDS encoding SDR family NAD(P)-dependent oxidoreductase, which encodes MSSLDGKIAIVTGASRGIGKGCALELGAAGATVYVTGRTFEEGSGSLAGSLESTVAEIEALGGRAVAVICDHADDAQVEALFERVASEAGELDVLVNNAFRVSPKLDPKVPFWETPLTDWDAMIDVGTRSAYVGTHCAARTMVPRGRGLIVNISSAGAIRFFHHLVYGVGKAALDRITKDAAQPLAAHGIAIVSLWPNVVKTERVLRLTNFDLDGAESLRFTGRAVVALAGDPEIMRYSGRAVTSRGLADAYGFKDVDGSLPDDSPWQPVG
- a CDS encoding LLM class flavin-dependent oxidoreductase produces the protein MRFGVFYELQLPKPWKEDSELRLVQEAIEQVQVADRIGIDHAWAVEHHFLDEYSHCSASEVFLSALAAKTERIRVGFGIRQVIPNYNHPSRTAEAVAMLDLISNGRVDFGIGEGATRIELHGYGISAKRKQALSLEAAEQIANMMVMDPYPGFEGEGFSFPCRNVLPKPVQKPHPPMWLACSNRRTIETAARNGLGAMAFTFVDPVEAKTWADTYYSIIKSEECVPLGHTVNANIAVVAGFSLHNDPEEGRRRGMDGFGFFRYAINAMAANAFKPGRSTLYEEYEALRDQEGDQPMIPSPGIGTPGDFSKFIREFEDAGVDQIIFLQQGGRNRHEDICESLELFGSDVLPEFIGGKEEKEAKKAEELAPYFEKALARKQFMPSLSDDEIPIVEASRDRRTFYRK